GGTGAGGGCGTCGGTGACCTGGTTGGCGACGTCCTCGGTGGTCTTCGCCAGATCGACGCTGCCGTTGCCGCCGGGGAGCACCGGGGCGATCTCACGCGGGGTGTCGGTCGGCGCGCTGCGCGGGGTCGAGCCCGACAGGCCGGTGCCACAGGTGGGCCAGGCGCCCTTGCCCTGCGAACCGAGCACACGCTCGGCGACGACGATCTGCTCCTCGCGCGAGGCCTGATCCGCGGTCGGGGCGAACTCGCCGCCGCCGTGGCCGGTCCAGGTGCTCGGGGAGAACTGCAGGCCGCCGTGGTAGCCGTTGCCGGTCGCGATGGCCCAGTTGCCACCGGATTCGCACTGCGCGACCTGGTTCCACTCGGCGTCGGTGGCCGCATTGGCGGTACCGGTGCCCAGGAGGGCTGCTCCGCCGCCGAGGACCGCGCCGGTGAGGGCGACCTTGGTGATGGTCTTGGCGGCCGTGCTGGTCGTCTGCTTGCGATGACGTCCGGACATGTCTGTGTTTCCTCTCTCCACGCGCCTACGAGGTCAGCTGTCGGGTTCGAGCGAGAGGTGCTCGGTCCCGGGTCGTCGTGGTGGTCGCCGCGACTTCCGGGACTTAACCCCGAGGACACCTGGTGTGGTGCCCGGTCTCAGGGGATGAGGTTGGGTCCCCCGTCCTCGTTCCTAGATTGCTTGTCGTTCCCACCGGCGGAACGAGGCTCGGCGCGGCCGGTGGGACGTTATGTCTTGGTTGCTGTGTCGTGACCTCCGAGGAGGACGCTTCGAACAGTACGTCGTTCGTTGGACTGAATCACCTGCTTGGACGCAAGCGATTTTCGGCCTGGATCCGGGTCTTCCGACCCACTTCGGCCGTCATCCCAGTTCAACGGGTTAGTAGCCGTCCCGTGCCCATCCTGTTACCGCACCGTGATGTGACTAAGGTCACAGGCCGGGTGTGGCGTCAGCCACCGGCAAACGGGGGGAGGACGTCGAGTGTCGTGCACGTGCCGAGCGCACGCGTCCGATCGGAGAACGCGATCTCGTCGCGCAGATACGAGCAGCGTTCGAGAACCGTGGCGAGGGAGGGGTTTCCGGCGGCGAGGATGCCCTCGAGGGCGCCGAGCGGGGTCGACGGGTCGACGTCGATCACCTTCTCCTCGGCACCGGCCGCGGCGCGCGCGGCCGCGAAGAAGCGAACTGTGAGCTGCATCGGACGCGAGCCTAGCCGCCGATCGCCGACATCGGCCGATCCGGTTGGGTGAAGCCCGCCGCGTTCACTTCGTGGCCCGCCGCTTTCGCCCACATGTTCGCGCGCCACAGGCGCGCGAGGGCGGCGTCGATCTCGTCGTCGGGGAGGGTGCGCAACGCGTGCCGCACGTCGGTTTCCGACGTCGCGAACAGGCAGTTGCGCAGTGATCCGTCCGCGGTGAGCCGGGTGCGGTCGCAGTCCCCGCAGAACGGCCGGGTGACCGACGCGATCACCCCGACGCGTGCCGGGCCGTGCGCGCCGCGGTGGCCGTCGACGAGCCACGTGGCGGCGGGCGCGCTCCCACGTGGCGCAGGGTCGGGCAGCAGGGTGAACCGCTTCCGCAGGGTCGCGAGGATCTCCTGTGCGGTCACCATCTGTGCTCGCTGCCACGCATGGTCGGCGTCGAGTGGCATCTGTTCGATGATGCGCAGCTCGTAACCGTGCTCGAGACAGTAGGCGAGCAGGTCGGGGACTCCGGGCAGGTCGCTGCGGTCGGGTACCACGGCGTTGACCTTGACCGGGTCGAGCCCGGCGCGGCGGGCCGCCGCCAGGCCGTCGAGCACATCGGACAGACGGTCCCGGCGCGTGATCTCGGCGAAGCGGGCCGGGTCGATGGTGTCCAGCGAGATGTTGATACGGCCGAGGCCGGCGTCGACCAGACCGCCGACCCGCCGGGTCAGTCCGAGTCCGTTCGTCGTCATCGCGATCTCGGGCGACTGCGGGAGGCCCGCGACGGCGGCGATGACGTCCTCGAGGTCGCGGCGCAGCAGTGGTTCGCCGCCGGTGAACCGGATGCGCTCGATTCCCAGGTCGCGCACGGCGACGGTGAGTACCCGGATCAGTTCGTCGGTGGAGAGCACCTGGTCGGTGGGCATCCAGTCGAGGCCCTCGGCCGGCATGCAGTACGAGCACCGCAGATTGCAGCGGTCGGTGACCGAGACCCGGAGATCCTTCGCGACCCGACCGAAGGTGTCGAGCAACGGCCC
The genomic region above belongs to Gordonia hongkongensis and contains:
- a CDS encoding transglycosylase family protein, with amino-acid sequence MSGRHRKQTTSTAAKTITKVALTGAVLGGGAALLGTGTANAATDAEWNQVAQCESGGNWAIATGNGYHGGLQFSPSTWTGHGGGEFAPTADQASREEQIVVAERVLGSQGKGAWPTCGTGLSGSTPRSAPTDTPREIAPVLPGGNGSVDLAKTTEDVANQVTDALTEAGVSPEIKNLWQAAKDSGVTLNQDQIKLFNDNKHLLPNP
- the moaA gene encoding GTP 3',8-cyclase MoaA; the protein is MSTVGLGLPLPRSPREAATSDAPTDGPLLDTFGRVAKDLRVSVTDRCNLRCSYCMPAEGLDWMPTDQVLSTDELIRVLTVAVRDLGIERIRFTGGEPLLRRDLEDVIAAVAGLPQSPEIAMTTNGLGLTRRVGGLVDAGLGRINISLDTIDPARFAEITRRDRLSDVLDGLAAARRAGLDPVKVNAVVPDRSDLPGVPDLLAYCLEHGYELRIIEQMPLDADHAWQRAQMVTAQEILATLRKRFTLLPDPAPRGSAPAATWLVDGHRGAHGPARVGVIASVTRPFCGDCDRTRLTADGSLRNCLFATSETDVRHALRTLPDDEIDAALARLWRANMWAKAAGHEVNAAGFTQPDRPMSAIGG